A region of the Pseudonocardia cypriaca genome:
CGGCTGTCGTGGTGGAACGGATCACGCGCGCGGTCGAGGTGCTCGAGTTCGACCGGCTGTACGACAACTTCGGCAAGACCGTCGACTCCGACGCCCGCGCCGCCCTGCGCCGGTCCGCCGACCGCTACATCGGCTGGGTGCGGGGCGACTTCGACCACCTCACCTGAGCCGGCGGGATCAGGCCGCCGGCCGCGTCGCCAGCTCGGCGGCCTGGCGCAGCGCCTCGACCATGCTGCCGGGCTCGGCGACGCCCTTCCCGGCGATGTCGAACGCCGTGCCGTGGTCGACGGAGGTGCGGATGACCGGCAGGCCCACGGTGATGTTGACACCCGACTCGATGCCCAGCACCTTGACCGGGGCGTGCCCCTGGTCGTGGTACATCGCGACGATCAGGTCGTAGTCCCCGCGCCCTGCGAGGAAGAACGCGGTGTCGGCCGGCAGCGGGCCGCGGGCGTCGATGCCGTCGGCCTGCAGCACCTCGAGCGCCGGTACGATCTTCTCCTCCTCCTCGCCGTAGCCGAAGAGGCCGTTCTCACCCGCGTGCGGGTTGATGCCGCAGACACCGATCTTCGGTTCGGCCACCCCGGACCGCACCAGCGCGTCGTGCCCGCGCCGCACCGTGCGCTCGACGAGCCCCGGCTCGATCCGCGCGACCGCGTCGATCAGGCCGATGTGCGTGGTGACGTGCACGACCTTCACCTTGGGCGTGGACAGCATCATCGACACCTCCTCGGTGCCGGTGAGGTGGGCGAGCAGCTCGGTGTGGCCCGGGAAGCGGTGCCCCGCTGCGTGCAGCGCCTCCTTGTTCAGCGGCGCGGTGCAGATGCTCTGCACGGCCCCGGAGACGGCGAGCTCCGCCGCGACCCGGATGTACTGGAAGGCCGCCTCGCCCGCGACGGCCGACACGGCACCCCAGGGCAGGTCGTCCGGCAGCAGCCCGAGGTCGATCACGTTGATCCGGTTGCCGCCGAACTCGGCCTGCGCCGGCTCGTCGATCGTGACGATCTCCACGTCCTGACCGAGGATCCCGGCGGCCAGCCGGAGCCGCGCCGCGTCACCGATCACCACGGGCCGGCAACGGGCGATGGTGTCGGGGTGCACGACGGCCGGGACGATCACCTCCGGCCCGACGCCCGCGCCGTCGCCCATCGTGACGGCGACGAGGGGGCGGGTGTCGGTGGATGCTGCGGTGGCGGTCATGGTGCCTTCCTGGTCTGCTGGCGGAACGGACTGCAGCTCGGTGACGATGTCGCGCAAGGAGTCGACCCCGCCGAAGCTGCCCGGCCGGGTGACGACGTGGCGCCCGTCCACCGTGCGGCTACGGACGGCGCCGTGCCCGATCTGGACGAGCGGTTCGAGCTCGACGATCCCCAGCTCGTCGAGTACCCGGCGGGCGGTCTC
Encoded here:
- the pdxA gene encoding 4-hydroxythreonine-4-phosphate dehydrogenase PdxA, with translation MPELPELFVIADDLSGAAETAAVLPGAARVVLAGRGRPLPAASGLTVVDLDSRTAPPAEAARAVREAVVGAPPTARVFKKIDSLLRGNLAAEVGALTETRPVVLVPALPVAGRTVEDGVVHLSGIPLHETDAWRVEPAPAPSSVAAALAPLRTTVLGLDAVRGDVAAELTAALERAPVVICDATTDADLDVLAAAALARPDVVLAGSGGFAAAIGRSVGSGRARQGSRARSRPPTVLVVVGSAADVAAQQVERLLAEGAREIRLPVTGHALEPGVTVLRPGPGDADPRAVVAALARAVADLDPGPEGADLVLTGGETARRVLDELGIVELEPLVQIGHGAVRSRTVDGRHVVTRPGSFGGVDSLRDIVTELQSVPPADQEGTMTATAASTDTRPLVAVTMGDGAGVGPEVIVPAVVHPDTIARCRPVVIGDAARLRLAAGILGQDVEIVTIDEPAQAEFGGNRINVIDLGLLPDDLPWGAVSAVAGEAAFQYIRVAAELAVSGAVQSICTAPLNKEALHAAGHRFPGHTELLAHLTGTEEVSMMLSTPKVKVVHVTTHIGLIDAVARIEPGLVERTVRRGHDALVRSGVAEPKIGVCGINPHAGENGLFGYGEEEEKIVPALEVLQADGIDARGPLPADTAFFLAGRGDYDLIVAMYHDQGHAPVKVLGIESGVNITVGLPVIRTSVDHGTAFDIAGKGVAEPGSMVEALRQAAELATRPAA